The DNA region GGATTTATGGTGACATTGTCAGCATATGACCAAAATTAAGTGATCTTAACCTAAAATTTAATTTCTACTTAATGGGGAAAATTGGTCTTATCATTGCTGATgtctgagatcctttctaactTTCAGTTCTATGATCCTGCGTTCCCTTTGGCTTCCTTAATTATGGAACACGTTCATCTTTTACTTCCAGTGGGCTGTCTACCCTTTTCTCTCTGCTGTCAGCCAACTCAGCGGGGTGAGGTGTTCACAGCAGACTGTCAGTGCAGACTGCCTTACTCTACTGGTTTCAAAGGTCTCCTTCTTGGGGGATGGACTAGATTGTTTGCCCTGTTTCttctcttaatctctctgttaGCTACTTGACCCATCAATCACCAGGGATTCGGAGTCTGATGTTCTTCTTGGCCTTCTGGCCATATGGCCCTTCTTTTTGAGGCGCCTGGTGTGCCTTGCTACAAGTCCCCCACTCCTACTCCCACCTTATCTTCCTGTCAGCCCAGATGAAACAGTGTTAGGCTGGGAATTATTTGCTTTTATtgcaagtaattttttttgtacattgtttttgtaaatgttttgatgtttctgtaaatttttttaaaaaaataaattgctttcttgctgttgtctttttttttcttggaataaACATTGACTTAAGGGATTTTATTAGGTGGGTTGTCTAGGGCTAGGATTATGGAGAGGAAATGAAAAGCATCTAtcagtcaataaacctttattagacttactatgtaccaggcactttactaagCTCTAGACATAGAAAAGTAAGCAGCCACTTGCCAGAGTGGAGGAGCATGGTATTGAGAAGAGGTTAGTGGTCATTTTCTTTGAGGGAGTAGTCATGGTAGGGATTAAGTTAGAGGTGATTTCTTAGATGAGTaggaaaagatttaggaaaaAGGAACATGTAGTCAGAGGTCATTTCATTTGGGGACACTAGCTCTGGGTAGGGAGAATAGATAGAGAAACCATTTACTAGGATGAAGGGCCtactcctacccccacccccttcaggAAAGGCAGAAGCTTGTCCCAAACATGTCTACTCCAGTTCTTTCCTCATTATGTCTTACCTCTACTGTTGCAATCATATTCCTGCTTCCAGACTATACTTTCTGCTTTACCTTGCACACAGCTACCAAACTGATATTCTCAATATACTGATCTGACCAATATTCAATATTCAAAACATGCCAATATTCAAaaatcttcactggctccctatcatTTCTAGGTTAAAATGGAAATTTGGCTCGGCATTTAAAGCACTCCACACTATGACTtccatctacctttccaatcttaattCTTACTATTCTTCAAACACTTGCCTATCAAACTGGCTTGCTAGCTTTCTCTGGATATGATATCAAGTCACCTGCCTTCTGTGCCTGAatccctctcctttctcacctcaaCCTCTCACACTCTCTAGTTTCTTTTAAAGCCCATATGAGGTGCTGCTTTGTGAAAATGCCTTTCCTGTTTCCAATGGTTAGGCttctttccttttagaaattACCCTGTCTACATTGCCTTAGCTTATCTGTCCACATAGTATCTCCAGCAGAATAGAAGCTCTTTGAAGTCAAGTACCTGAGGTCATAGCTTGCTGGGGCTGTTTGAATTTCTCTGGCAAGGATAATTCCAGGCCTTTCCAGAGCTATCTTCCTCATGCCAGATCAAGGCAAAACCTCAGAGTTCCCCTCTCTTTGGTGCTACAGCTCCCTTCTCTCAgacctcttcccttcttctccaacCCAAAGCCTTCCCTGGTAACCAATTCTACCTTCCAGCATGTCCTTTGGGCATATTGCCTCTATACTcttttattaaacacatttccctcTGGGAAAGAGGAAAGATCCCAGGATCCAATAAAGGTTCAGGGCCTAAAGAGAGGGATGTGCTTAGGTCTTATTAATCTAGGGCCACCTGGCAGATGAAAGAAAGCAAACAGACACTGCTGCTTGAAACCCTGGAACAAAAGCTTTATTTCGTTCCGAACACTGGGTAATAACCACTGGGTGGCAGTACTAACACGTTTTCTTGCGATAGCAACGTGACTGACAGGCACAGTTGTGTTTCCATATGTGTCCACAAGGTGGCTCATAGGTGCGAGTGAGGGTCAGAAGCTTTCAATGGCTCTCAGGGTCATTTGTCTTTCCAGGGACTCAGGAGAACCCTTAATCCTGGTTACTATTTacgaagggcagctaggtggtggtgcagtggatagagtgccacacctagaatcaggaaaactaatcatcctgagttcaaatctgttctcagacacttagtaactgtgtgatcctgggaaaaccACTTtactaaccttgtttgcctcagtttcctcatttgtaaaatgagctgcaaaatGCTTTTCTATCCTAAGCTGCTACACAATGCTACTGATTGGCTATGTACTCGAAGTGAGCCtgaaaagttattaaaaaaaaacccaaacaaatctGTACCTGGGAAGCTAACACTGCTAGCAGCAAGCTAAGCAGTCTTCCTTAGTATGCTAATACCTTTATTTGCTTTAGGTTTGGCCTGCAATCTTTAACCCATGATCCTCAAACCCCCACCCATGGATAGGCCTCTCCCAAGAGGTCCCATTGCTCTTAGACCAGAGAATTCCCTGACAACCCTCATCCCAATTCATCAAGGGTGCCAGGAGCAAGCCAGAAAAGAGAAATGTCCACTGCCCTCTGAGGACTCAAATCAGGGCCAGATGCTACAACCCGAAGGCTGAGAAAGCCCAGAGGGGATGCTACAGTTATGTATGTACATTTAGtaacactcccccctcccccccacaagtTGGACGATTGATGTCCTTCGTTCTGaaaggggaccaaaatgacatcaccagaatgtaagcttcttgagatcaggaactgtttttttttccttgtctttgaaTCCTCCAGACCTAGCCCAAGTGCTTCTTGAATTGAAGAGCAGAACAAAAACTGAACCAGACTTACTTATTAATGAACACATGGTAGTAGCAACCATCAGTGCCTAGAATGGAGGTATGATGTAAGCAAAAAAAGCCATTTATTACGGATAAAATTGtgttgaactttatttttttggctGCAGGGTAATGGGGGTGGGGTAAAGTGTTTAGTATCTCAGGGCTTTAGCTGTGAAGGAGAGGCCAATCTTATCTGCAAGCTCCCACCCCTAGGGACCACCCAGCTAGCATCTGTCATCTCCCATCAGCAAAATGTGAATCCTGTTTTACTTGTATCTCTTCCCAAGGCTGGAAGAGGATTTCTCTCTCACTGAATGCAGGATCCTGTCTTCCTCCTGCTTTCagtcttccccctcctttccaccCTCTTTTgcgtctctctttctcttcttcccattccCTCCCTTCCAGACTCTCCAACTGCCCTCAGGTGCCTTTCCTGTTGCTTCCCTAGTCCCCTCTCTACCTCTAATCCCCATAAGgaacctcctctcccctccccaaagggTACCCTGCTAGATTTTCACCCACCCCAAATTCCTGTGACTCTGCTAGGTTCTACAgagcctttcccctccctccactatGCCCTGTCTGCCGATCAGGCCTTTGTGAGCTTGGGCTCATCCCAGTGAAAGCCGATGCCAGTGAGGCCATAGCTATTGTGGTGCCCACTGATGTAGCTCAGGAAGGCTCCTCGGTAGTGGGGAGAAGCATTGAAGGAGTAGCCTGCTGGCTGCCCAAAAGTGAAGACACGTCCCTGGTTGGTGATGAATATCAGTTGCTGGATGTAGTATGAGTAGTATTTGCCCAGGACCTGAGTGATCTTCTCATTCGTCTTCAGGAGAACCTCATGGCTCAGTCCTGCCTTGTAGCCATGTAGTTTGCTCCAGCTGTGGGCATACTGGAACTGGATGCTGTGGAGATGGAGGGTGAAAGTAAGTGGGAGAAGGAGCTGAGAAGGGTCAGGAGGGCAGGTGCCATCCCTAGGGCCCTTGAAATGAGCCAGTGCTCTCACACTAGTTCTGTAACAACATAGGTCAGGTGGGAAAGGGAGCTGGGGGAGAAAAGGGTCACTAACTGGAGAATTCATACTTGTAAGGAGAAACCTCTTTAGGGGCAAGTTAGGGGATGTAgtaggaggaggtgggaggggccAGGAGGCCAGAAGTCCTGGGTGAGTAGACAGGATGGTCAGGAATACAAGGGAGGTACATCAGGATGGCACAGGGGAGGGAAATGACAAGCTGATAGAGGCTGCTGTCAGCCCCAGGTCCTTACCCATGGATGATCCCGCCACATTGTTCCTGGATTCGAAATCCAGTTATCCTGCCATTCCTGTGCTCCCCAGAGAGTGTAAAGCTGGTTCCCCCTCCATTTCCATATTCTCCAGAAAATGAGGACCCTCGGTGTTGACCTGGAagcaggaaagggagaaggactGAGCAGTTTCTTTTCTCTAAAGGGAGCTAGATAGCAACAACTTACAAATATTGTGCATGTATTattggcctcattttacagataaaggcaCTAAGACTAGAAGAGGTTAGATCTGAGTCTGTGAAGGCTGTAGACCAGATATACCACTCCTCCtccctgggcaagctgcttatACTCAATGTTGGTTTCATTTCCTTAAGCATTTCTTCAGGATTCACATTTCACAGTCACACATTCTGAAAGTTGGAAGAaactttaaagatcatttaaaaatatgaattctcCAGTTAGTgaactaattcatatttttaaatgatctttaatattTGTAAGTTGGTCAGACTATGGGTTCAGGCACTGGATTCTCCATTGTATGCAAATTTCACAGTCCTCACAGGGTGCTGCCTGAGACTGAGTGGGAGATGGGAATAAAGGAAAGGACTGGTGATGTCAAGAATGGGGGCCAGCAATGAGAtcagtactgagaggttaagaacaGGAATCAGAGATGAGGGCCAGGGATGGAGGCCAGTTCTGAGAGGTGAGTCAGGCATGGGAGAGATCATATGCAAAGGGTGGGATTGAACCAGTAGTAGGAAGAATGTTTGCAGAGGTATCACTCACCATGCTCCTCAGCTGTGACAGTCACCGGGAAGGTGAAAAGGAGGAATATCAGCATGGGCATCATCTGAAGCAAGGAGAAAGTGGAGGTCAATGCTGCCCAAAAGCTCTTTCCCCCAAAGCTTTATCTCCTCTAAAGCTAAGAATGTCAAGAGAATTTGGGGGTAGAGAACCCTTCTCCCCAAGAGCTTTGACTAAACAGATGAAGAGGCTGTGATCCTCCTCTAGAAATATTTAGGGAAGGGAGGGGGTTGTCATTTTAAGTCCTATCCACAGAACTCTGGGAAGCCTGAGAGAATCAGCATGCTCTTTCCCTTTGGAAGAATTTTGAAGAAGGCAGAGAAGGCATCAGTATTATAACCCTTGCTCCagaaagggcttgggatatgggTTCTCCAGGTGGATTCTCCCAAGATTAGGAAGGTGATGTAGTTGGTGTGGACCCACTGAAAGTCAAGAATTGAGAAGGGAGGGTCAATGTAAGCTTCCAAAGAATTCATCAGGAGAGTTGATGTGAGCTATTTGAGAATTTCCGAATGGAGTCACTATGAACTGTCTCACCTCTGTCTACACCCCCTACCCCCAAGAATTGGTAGTAATTTTAGTGACTGAGGGTTCCCCCACCAGAAATGACCTCTGTGTTGGTGGGGGGATGTCTATCTGATGACAACTAAGAAGCCCCTTCCCTCTGatgggtgcttgggtgcttgtgcttggaccctaattctaacagcttctgcttgggtgcctgtgtctgaaccccaattccaaaaccacatgcagttctaaaatcacatctctccctagcttcaaaatactgtctctctagctaagggcagcatgccccagcaacacacttgtctctactcctttcacagtAGGCAGCTGTGCCTATCTATAGACTGACTCcctgtgtactgataattggctgtgcactgggtcatgacaaaatttactacttactgaccttaccgATATGTAGCCTAGATATAGTCAAACGTATgctctcttacatttattttgtctaacaagacatttgatgagagccacctaGATAGTCCCAATCAGCCCTGACCATTaacttagtgacgtttcacagACAAAACCACTCCTCCTAGTAGCCctgccttgggctatttcccagtgaactcccAGTAATacacctgcgcagtagatacaaaaagtgaatgttcctttaagaactgacaaCCCCtcaaccactccctaatcccaccccaaaacacctaaatgacatgtttcacccctaaatctcttataaaaCCTTTTTATGcatccctgtaaggttgcaggttccctaagaactcttgcccaccgTAAAGCATAAAAATGAActtttgccaccttgacttaaagaatgtttagatcatgaattcattccagacggcccttaccctctccagtactcgggtcctgaggggtactccccctcaacgaccccatctgggaactccagtcttgggaactttagttttggggttcctgaatccctgggtttttctccctcaacacCTCTATTCCTGGTTGACGATCCCAAATTCTCAGAACTGAGCCCGCACTGGGGTAAACTAGAACCACCCTGATAAATGTTTCAGACTGATGAACTCATTTTAGAAGAATGTGTCGCTTTGTAAAGTGAGACCTTGTGCTACAATGAATTACCATGTAATGCAACATAGTATAAATGTAGCCCAAGGTATGTGACATTGGTAATACATTATAATAGCACGATGTAGCACAATATGACACAAAATGATATAAATTGCACACTCCATCAGCATTGGCTCCTATGATCAGGCCTAACTCTCCTGAGCTCCTCCCACAGCCTATTTCTTCTACCCTGTACCTTATATTGCTCCCTAATTCTCCCAGGATTAATTTCCCACCcctattatttgttgttgttctttagtcatttttttagtcatgtctgactcttcataattctattagtggttttcttggcagagatactggagtaatttgccatttccttttccagctcattttacagatgaggaaactgaggcaaacaaggttaagtgacttgtccaagatcacatagctagtaagcttctaaggccggatttgaactcaggaaaaggagtcttcctgactctaggcctgttaCTTTATGCACTGTACTACCTAGTTGTCCCTCCCACCTCTATTAATAACAAGTCAAAGTCTGTGCCACCCAGAGAAAGGATAGTACTGACCTTTCTTCACTCTTTATGACCGGTCCTCAATGCTTCCCCAGAGTGTTCAGGCAGGGTCCTAACCTCTCTACCCCTTAAATGGGAAGCCACTCAGTCCTGGCAGTTGTCCAAACCCACAGAGCCAATCCCTCTGTCTGTTCATCTCACTTCCTCATCCATATCTCATGTCCCAGCCTCCTGAGTTCTTGAATGAGAACAGTGCTGAAGGGACAGGACCTGGGGACAGGGCTCCCAAGCTTGGGAGAGACATGAGGAGGGAAGCTGGAACTTCATGCAATCTGAGAATTTGGGGATTTCAAGGAGGATATCCAGTTCAATTCAACCCTGAAATATAATCTCCCTCTGTAATACCTTCCCACTTCTGTCCCCTGGCCCATTTAGATTCTACTAGAAGACTACCAGTGACAGGAGTGACTCACTGTCCTCTCTTCCACCTTGAGACATTTTCTAATTGCTAGAGTTTCTTCTCATACTAAACCAAACTCTGCCTTTCTATAACTTCTCTCATCCTCAGCATTGATCCTCGTTCTGTCTTCTGAGGCTAAGCAGAGCAAGTCTAATGCCTTTTTCCCATgagtaaagtacttagcatgatgcctggcacatagtaggtgcttaataaattcttactccTTTCCCTTGTTCCTCTTTTACAATTCTTGGGGGTCCTATTGATTCTCACAGGGCAATTCCCTCATCATCTTGGATGCCTCTCTCTGGACACACTCTGTGATGTCACTGTCCTTTCTAGAATGTGGTACATCTGGAACATGTTCCAAGTGACAAGAGCAGAGTACCACCAaccccattttgttttgttttgtttttttggaggcagtctgggttaagtgacttgcccaggttcacacagctaagtgtctgaggctggatttgaactcaggtcatcctgactccagggcaacaCCAACCCCATTTTGAGCACTATTCCTCTATCTTTGCTGGATACTGGGGACTACAACCTTTGATAGACTGGGAGTGAGCAGGAGAAATATAACCAGAGTCTGACAGTTGACTcttccccacctcaaaaaaaaaaataatgtatctatggtacattttaaagtttaatctgcattattaatattttctctatcactttcttaagtttagaaataataaaacaataaatcagccctgatttgtagtgtttgcagAATTCCAATGTGTAAATACactaaaaatttaagaatcagttCTCAAGAGCATGTTGGCAGTGACTCCAGTATGCCCTTGAATATGCCTGGAGGATAGGTATGTGTTTCTCTCCGGGAGACCTGAGGCAACTCACTGCAGTCTGGTGGCAAGGTGGACTTTTCCACTGGAAACTCCAAGGACCTAGTagggccttttatttttttctcatggtcTTGAGGCATTTATCTGGACCCAGTTCCATCTTATTTGTATGTCTTACAGGGAAATACTGTTTGATGAAGTCTACAGAGTCTGAGGTATTCACTCCTCTTTGTCCTGCACCCAACCATTGTGGTTTGCAGACTGAGTTCAGTCTTGGGAAAGCCTGACCTCCAATTAGGGGGCTCGCTATTCTTGGACAGACCCTGGAATTACAAGTCTAGGATTTCTTCctaaaagagagggggaaggtaCCTGATGTACAAACATGAATAGTGTGTGGGTCAGGTAGTTGTTTtattcctacatagaaaaatGCTAAGCATAAAAGAATCATACCAGACATTAACAGAATAATTAGAATAAAGTTAACAACTTATAACTAGGTGTACAGTCAGGAGGCTAATATTTACTTCATTGGGACATAAATATCTGTCCATTTGATATTTCACCTATATTGGGCATTGTCTGACCAAACAGCCGAGCTTGACTCAATCTTCTTTTCAATGACCAACTCCTCTGATAGAGAAGTTTCCCCTTTCAGCAGTCACTGCCTCTAAGGGGACATTACTGCCTCAAAGGCCTCTCAGCACCTTTGGAATTCATTTATCTCTAGTCCTGGATGAGGTACTCTTTCAAGGTAGTTGGCTGTCCCAGCGCAAGCCTACTATGCTTCATGGGGGGGGAGTAGCAGCCAGGTCACTGTGATACCAATAGAGAAGGCCCATCCTTCTATACTCTTCACTGAAATCACACAATGCCACCTGGAGAACCACAGCCAAGAAAGGACCAACCAGAAGTCTGCCAGTTCATTAggcagtcaataatcatttattaagccccactatgtgccaggcactgtgctaagtagtgggtatacaaagaaaggcaaaaaatcctGTCCTtgaggacctcacaatctaatctAATTACCATCTAATCTAATCAACAAGGAAACAGATAAGTCCAAACAAGgcatacacaggataaataggaataattaacagaggtaAGGCACTGGAGTTAAAAGGGGCccgagaaaggcttcctgtaaaataacttgaaggaagccaagagatggagataaggagagagaatgTTACAGGCATGGAGATAAACTAGTGGCATTTCCCAGATATAGGAAAGATGGCAAAGAAGCTAGAGTCACTAGCTCAGAGTAtgtgggaggggaatggggatgtaaggtataagaagactgggtgGGGAAGACAGGTTTTTAAGGGCTTTGAACAtggaaaagaggattttatatttgctcctagagCTGATTAAAAAAACCTCtggaagtttttttttgggggggggatagaGGTGGGAAGGGGACATGTttagatctgcactttaggatgATCACTTTGACAAACGGGTGCAGAacggattggagtggggagagatttgaggaagggagatgaaccagcaggttattgcaatggtctaggcatgaagtgatgagggtcttCACCAATGTGATAGCAgcataagaggagagaagggggcaaatTTGAGAGACATTATAAAGTTTAAAATGATAGACTTTGGTAACAAAATAGATATGGGGAGGGGGtgtgagagaatgaggagttgaggatgacacataGCTTGGTAGCTTGGGGGACTGGGAGAATGGCAGTGCCCTTGATAGTAAGAAGGAAGTATGTGGgggaaaggtttgtttttttggcggggagggaagataatgagttcagttttggacatgttgagcttaaatTATCTGTAGGACATCTGGTTCGAGATATTTAAttggcaattggagatgtgagactggaggtcagtagGGAGGTTAGGGCCAGATAAATAAGCTTGAGAACCATCAGAATAGAGCTGATAATTGAATCAATGGCAGctgctgagatcaccaagtgaaatagtatagagggagaagagaagaggacccaggagagTGCCCTGTGGGGCACCCACctttagtgggcatgacctggaacctgagaaggagtggttagataggtaggagaaccagcAAAGATCAGTGTcacaaaacctagagagaaaccATATCTTCTTTTAAGAGATCAGTACCCTGAGCCTTTCCTGCTGTCAAAGGATAGGGGAATGCTCAAAGGACTACTCAGTACCCATCACATCATATTAAAATGCCAAGTCCTTTTAGCAATGGGTGACTACATGACCAGAGAGTAGTCTCAAAGTTTCCATGCAGTTGACTGGAATTAGGGAGAGAACATGTGCTGTACAAACTCTGAATAGGCCACCAAGAAGGGCAAATCTAAGTATGTTCCATGACCCTGCTACATATGAATTGGTCTAGTGGGAGCCAGCCTTTTAGAGGGACTGCACTATTGAGAGAGAGACTATGAATAGAGAACTGAACCCAGGAACTGTGGGGGTTGCAGATCtagaaagcagcagcagcagcagcaacagcagcaggagGGGAGTGAGCAAGAAGTAAGAAGGAGAagcaaatacagttatcccttccacatcaagactttccccatcatgattTCGATATATCACAGGTCAGATAAGAAATTAAATTGGAATTTTGAAGTTTTGCAGAAGTtgcagatgacatgcaaagaCCAGCAAacaagacacagaaaaagtttagacacttagaaatgcataaaatatgtgtatggtATTGTACAATATaactatattttatcttttagtatcatcataattcagacttcttctctaggACAAGGAGAGGTCCAAAAATTAAACACAGATTTTCTAGATCACAGGGGCTCTATGCCCCCAACCCCctcgatgtggaagggataactgtaagtACATCAGGGGATACTGGCCTTTCAGTAAGGCCTGGGGCACTGCTGGCCTCAGTTGAATTTTTTTAGACTTGAAGTTTTCAGGTTGCTAAACCCCAGCAGAAAGGAGAGCTCTGTCTCAAAGGAGAGAAGGTTATTTCTCTTGCTTTGTTTTGTGATTCCCATTTGTTAACAGATCTGTTCCTTCATACATGTTTCTCATCCTTATTGTTTATAAGAGGTAGTAAGATTAGGGACATGAAGCTGTAGTGAGGCAAGCAGCTAAATTCATGATGTTCCCTAGGGTTACcacagtggggggggggcggggggcggggcatTGAGTCATGGTTGACTTATTGTTGAGGATCCACAAAAATCAAAGCTGGTCCATATGAGTTTGGAGTAGATCCTAACCGTAGCAGAATAAGATCCTATGGTTTTTGACTACCACATCATCCTGTTACTGCGTACTGGATTTGCAGTCCACTAATGCCTTCAGTGTCTAAACTGTTTCATAAACTATTGTATATTCAGCTCTTCCCCTCTCCAATACTTTTGAAGCTGATCTTTATGCTTCTTCCTACTGCAtttcatcttcccctcccctcctcgaCCCATGAATCTTCCTCTTAACCTTGCAAAGCAGTCCTAGACCTTTCCTTGTTTGTCCTCTCAACCCCAACATAGCTCCAAAggtattctttatttttcttggatttttttcatctgtCCTAACTCATTCTGGCTTTTAGTCCTCCTTGACATTAACCTtatgtttccagacttctttctcATAACTCCTCTTTGCATAGTCTACATTTTAGCCATTATGGTCTAC from Trichosurus vulpecula isolate mTriVul1 chromosome 1, mTriVul1.pri, whole genome shotgun sequence includes:
- the LOC118846210 gene encoding zymogen granule membrane protein 16-like, giving the protein MMPMLIFLLFTFPVTVTAEEHGQHRGSSFSGEYGNGGGTSFTLSGEHRNGRITGFRIQEQCGGIIHGIQFQYAHSWSKLHGYKAGLSHEVLLKTNEKITQVLGKYYSYYIQQLIFITNQGRVFTFGQPAGYSFNASPHYRGAFLSYISGHHNSYGLTGIGFHWDEPKLTKA